One genomic region from Streptomyces sp. NBC_01304 encodes:
- a CDS encoding sensor histidine kinase: MRRRLGSVRAKATLGATLVVAAALIAAGIAVLLSLRSNLTDQADAQADSVARSVALKIAGRTPYKDLDLGDSEDHPVQVVDRDGRVLAVSDDLEAISGTGVPGVTPVDNPGEERDNEADDDDPEVGEIGDITWHSSGKATVDEETAEYRFAEVEVTDLRDETVLVYAGAPLEAQHSAVRTAATVMLIGLPLLLVVVSGTTWLVTRRALRPVEGIRAEMAAITASEDLTRRVPEPDSHDEIARLARTTNETLAALEASVERQRRFVADASHELRSPIASLRTQLEVGAAHPELLDVDGAVEDTVRLQQLAADLLLLARLDAGERPGQARLDLAALAREETSQRPADRIPVDVRTDEGLEGEGLEVAGSRGQLARVLGNLIDNAQRHARSRITVTVRAEGAWAVLEVGDDGDGVPRAERERIFERFVRLDDARSRDDGGAGLGLAIGRDVAERHGGRLTVGESADGGALFQLRLPTG; encoded by the coding sequence GTGAGACGCCGTCTCGGCTCGGTACGGGCGAAGGCCACGCTCGGCGCGACCCTGGTCGTCGCCGCGGCCCTGATCGCCGCGGGCATCGCCGTGCTGCTCTCGCTGCGCAGCAACCTCACCGACCAGGCCGACGCGCAGGCCGACTCGGTCGCCCGCAGTGTCGCCCTGAAGATCGCGGGCCGCACCCCCTACAAGGATCTGGACCTCGGCGACTCCGAGGACCACCCGGTCCAGGTCGTGGACCGAGACGGCCGCGTCCTCGCGGTGAGCGACGACCTGGAGGCGATCAGCGGCACCGGCGTGCCCGGCGTCACCCCGGTCGACAACCCGGGCGAGGAGCGCGACAACGAGGCGGACGACGACGACCCCGAGGTCGGCGAGATCGGCGACATCACCTGGCACAGCTCGGGCAAGGCCACCGTGGACGAGGAAACGGCCGAGTACCGCTTCGCGGAGGTCGAGGTCACCGACCTGCGCGACGAGACGGTCCTGGTCTACGCGGGCGCCCCGCTGGAGGCCCAGCACAGCGCGGTCCGCACGGCGGCCACGGTCATGCTGATCGGCCTGCCGCTGCTCCTCGTGGTCGTCTCCGGCACCACCTGGCTGGTCACCCGCCGAGCCCTGCGCCCCGTCGAGGGTATCCGCGCGGAGATGGCCGCGATCACCGCCTCCGAGGACCTGACGCGACGCGTCCCCGAACCGGACTCGCACGACGAGATCGCCCGCCTGGCCCGGACCACCAACGAAACCCTCGCCGCACTCGAAGCGAGCGTCGAGCGCCAGCGCCGCTTCGTCGCCGACGCCTCGCACGAGCTGCGCAGCCCCATCGCGTCCCTGCGCACCCAGCTCGAAGTGGGCGCCGCCCACCCGGAGTTGCTGGATGTGGACGGCGCGGTCGAGGACACCGTGCGGCTGCAGCAGTTGGCGGCCGACCTGCTCCTGCTCGCCCGTCTGGACGCGGGGGAGCGGCCGGGTCAGGCCCGCCTGGACCTGGCGGCGCTGGCCCGCGAGGAGACCTCGCAGCGCCCGGCCGACCGCATCCCCGTCGACGTACGGACGGATGAAGGCCTAGAAGGCGAAGGTCTCGAAGTCGCCGGGTCGCGTGGGCAGTTGGCGCGGGTGCTCGGCAATCTGATCGACAACGCACAGCGGCACGCGCGCTCCCGGATCACCGTGACCGTCCGCGCCGAGGGGGCGTGGGCGGTGCTGGAGGTCGGTGACGACGGGGACGGCGTGCCGCGGGCGGAGCGGGAGCGGATCTTCGAGCGGTTCGTACGGCTCGACGACGCCCGCAGTCGTGACGACGGGGGCGCCGGTCTCGGTCTCGCGATCGGTCGTGATGTGGCGGAGCGCCATGGCGGCCGGCTGACGGTCGGCGAGTCAGCGGACGGTGGAGCGCTGTTCCAACTCAGGCTTCCTACGGGGTAG
- a CDS encoding response regulator transcription factor — protein MRLLIVEDEKRLALSLAKGLTAEGYAVDVVHDGIEGLHRAAEGTYDLVILDIMLPGMNGYRVCSTLRAAGHDVPILMLTAKDGEYDEAEGLDTGADDYLTKPFSYVVLVARVKALLRRRSTGRPAPVLEFGELSVDTAARRVFRGGAEVTLAAKEFAVLEYLATRAGQVVSKSEILEHVWDFAYDGDPNIVEVYISALRRKLGAPLIRTMRGAGYSLEAR, from the coding sequence ATGCGTTTGTTGATCGTCGAAGACGAGAAGCGGTTGGCCCTGTCCCTGGCCAAGGGCCTGACCGCCGAGGGCTACGCCGTGGACGTCGTGCACGACGGCATCGAGGGGCTGCACCGGGCCGCCGAGGGAACGTACGACCTGGTCATCCTCGACATCATGCTGCCCGGCATGAACGGCTACCGGGTCTGCTCCACGCTGCGCGCGGCCGGCCACGACGTGCCGATCCTGATGCTGACCGCCAAGGACGGCGAGTACGACGAGGCCGAGGGTCTGGACACGGGCGCCGACGACTATCTGACCAAGCCGTTCTCGTACGTCGTCCTGGTCGCCCGGGTCAAGGCGCTGCTGCGACGCCGGAGCACGGGGCGGCCCGCGCCGGTCCTCGAGTTCGGCGAGCTGAGCGTGGACACCGCGGCCCGCCGGGTCTTCAGGGGCGGGGCCGAAGTCACCCTCGCCGCAAAGGAGTTCGCGGTCCTGGAGTACCTGGCGACGCGGGCCGGCCAGGTCGTCTCCAAGTCCGAGATCCTCGAGCACGTCTGGGACTTCGCGTACGACGGCGACCCGAACATCGTCGAGGTCTACATCAGCGCCCTGCGCCGCAAGCTCGGCGCCCCGCTCATCCGCACCATGCGCGGCGCCGGCTACAGCCTGGAGGCCCGGTGA